In the Arenicella chitinivorans genome, CCTGACAGCGCTTTACACGATTAGAATTTGGATTCTAATTAGGGCGCAGTTTCTAACTTGCAACGTTAAACTTCTTGCCATCTAAAACACGAACCGTGCATGGTTGACATGATCGGCACACATTCAGGTGAACAAATATGGCAGACGACAAAAACGCTGTAGAGCAAGTTGCTGAGAAAGCAGCTGAAACCAAAAAAGTAGCCAAAAAGGCCGCCAAAAAGGTGACTAAGAAAGTAACTAAAAAGGTGAGCAAGAAGGCTGCAAGTGCAAAAACCGCGGCTAAGAAAGCGACCAAAAAGGTCACTAAGAAAGCCACGACTGCAAGCAAGAAAGCGACTAAGAAAGTAAGCAAGAAAGCTGAGTCAGTGAAAAAGGCGGCAACTAAAAAAGCCACTGCGGCCAAGAAAACTGCGAACAAAGCCACCAAGGCTGAAGCTAAAAAAGTCGAGAACCGCATCGAGCAACTGCAAGCCATGTTGAAAGATAACCTCTCTGGCTTGAGTGGCGACAAAGCTGAAGCGATGGCAAAGAATATCTGGTTGGCAGGTCTAGGTGCCTATTCACGTGCTTATGAGGAATTGTCAGAGCGCTATGAAGATGTGCAAGACAAGTACGAAGAGATCAATGCTGAAGGTCAAAAGGTGTTTGCCGACTTGGTGCAACGTGGGCAGTCCATGCAGGGCGAGTTGGAAACCAGCGTTAGCAAGGGTCGGGAGTCACTTGAGGATCGTGTTGAAGAGTTCAAAGAGCGTTTCGGTGGTGGTTTGTCTTCCTTCGTAGACATCCCAGAACGACTTCGTGAAGCTGCTGAGAAGGTAGAAGAAATTAGTCAGCGCCTGCGTGGCAAGAAAAAATAGTCAGTACTGCTGAGGCGAAAATAGAAGTGGTGTGCTTTCAGGGTGCACCACTTTTTTTATTGCGCGTGACTAGTGCTTGATATATAGTTGAGTAATCAACTATATATTGCGAGAAAATTAAATGTCTCAATCCGCGTTAAATTTTATGATGTCGCTCAATTCACTGTACGGGCGCGTTAGTAAGCGTCTTGGTCTGTCGCTCTCGATTCATGGCGTCAGTCTAAGCGAGTTTTATGTACTGCATGAGCTTGCCGAGGCGCCAGGCAATACGTTAAACCGAGTGGGCCTAGCGCATGCTGTGAACCTGAGTGCGTCGGGCGTGACGCGTTTGCTGAATCCACTGGAAAAACTGCACTTGGTGGAGAAGCAGAAGAACGCGCGCGATGCCCGTGTGAGTCTGGTGCATTTGACCGAGGTCGGTCTGGAAACGTATGACAATGCCAAGCTCACCTATACAGAAGCGGCCAAGGCGATGTTGAGCGGCGTTGATTCTAATGAGCTGGCGCTTTTGACACCCTTGTTCGACAAGGTGGCGTAAACA is a window encoding:
- a CDS encoding MarR family winged helix-turn-helix transcriptional regulator, with the protein product MSQSALNFMMSLNSLYGRVSKRLGLSLSIHGVSLSEFYVLHELAEAPGNTLNRVGLAHAVNLSASGVTRLLNPLEKLHLVEKQKNARDARVSLVHLTEVGLETYDNAKLTYTEAAKAMLSGVDSNELALLTPLFDKVA